One window of Papaver somniferum cultivar HN1 chromosome 9, ASM357369v1, whole genome shotgun sequence genomic DNA carries:
- the LOC113310758 gene encoding cationic peroxidase 1-like, translating to MFGMNISTTSAQLSPSFYSSSCPNVLFTIQNAVLNAISNEPRMGASLLRLHFHDCFVNGCDASILLDDTSSFTGEKTAGPNANSVRGYDIIDTIKAQVEALCPKTVSCADILAVAARDSVAAMGGRPWIVQLGRRDAKTASKNDANTNLPPATLSLSGLITSFTNKGFTTKEMVILSGSHSIGQARYTIFRSRIHNETNIDAPFVTLRKTNCPTSGNDNNLAPLDATPIIFDNTYYKNLVSKKGLLHSDQELFNGGSTDAQVTAYSNDNPTFLTDFVVAMVKMGDLSPLTGSNGEIRTNCRKLN from the exons ATGTTTGGCATGAACATTAGTACAACATCTGCTCAGCTATCTCCAAGTTTCTATTCGAGCAGTTGCCCTAATGTTCTCTTTACCATTCAAAATGCAGTACTGAATGCAATTTCAAATGAACCCAGAATGGGAGCTTCTTTATTGCGTCTACATTTTCATGACTGTTTCGTTAAT GGCTGCGATGCATCTATTCTACTGGATGACACATCGAGTTTCACAGGAGAAAAGACAGCAGGGCCGAATGCAAATTCAGTGAGAGGATATGATATTATTGACACCATAAAAGCTCAAGTGGAGGCACTCTGCCCTAAAACTGTTTCATGTGCTGACATCCTTGCTGTTGCAGCTCGTGATTCTGTTGCCGCT ATGGGTGGGCGACCATGGATTGTACAATTAGGAAGACGAGATGCCAAGACTGCGAGTAAGAATGATGCAAATACCAACCTACCTCCTGCTACTCTTAGTCTCAGCGGTTTGATAACTTCCTTCACCAACAAAGGTTTTACTACCAAAGAAATGGTTATTCTTTCTG GATCTCATTCTATTGGTCAAGCTAGATACACAATTTTTCGAAGTCGAATCCACAATGAAACCAACATAGATGCACCATTCGTTACATTGCGGAAGACTAATTGTCCTACTTCTGGAAATGACAACAATCTTGCCCCACTCGATGCAACCCCAATAATTTTTGATAATACGTATTATAAGAATTTGGTAAGCAAGAAAGGACTGCTTCATTCAGACCAAGAACTCTTCAATGGTGGTTCAACTGATGCTCAAGTCACAGCTTACAGTAATGACAACCCTACGTTCTTGACTGATTTTGTTGTTGCCATGGTGAAGATGGGTGATCTTAGTCCTCTAACAGGTAGTAATGGTGAGATTAGAACCAATTGCAGGAAACTCAATTAA
- the LOC113310759 gene encoding cationic peroxidase 1-like, with amino-acid sequence MASYSSSSSWPFFFFVLVSSLCMFGMHISTTSAQLSSTFYATSCPDLLPTIQAAVVNAVSNEPRMGASLLRLHFHDCFVNGCDASILLDDTSSFTGEKTAGPNANSVRGFDVIDTIKTQVEALCAKTVSCADILAVAARDSVAALGGRPWFVQLGRRDAKTARMSDANSNLPAATLGLSGLITSFSNKGFTTKEMVILSGSHSIGQARCTTFRSRIHNETNIDAPFATSLKTSCPTSGNDNNLSLLDVTLIIFDNTYYKNLVSKKGLLHSDQELFNGGSTDAQVTTYSNDNPTFLTDFAVAMIKMGNLSPLTGSNGEIRTNCRKLN; translated from the exons ATGGCTTcctattcttcatcttcttcttggcctttctttttctttgttctaGTATCATCATTGTGCATGTTTGGCATGCATATCAGTACAACATCAGCTCAGTTGTCTTCCACTTTTTATGCGACTAGTTGCCCTGACCTCCTCCCTACCATCCAAGCTGCAGTAGTAAATGCAGTGTCCAACGAACCTAGAATGGGAGCTTCTCTATTACGTCTTCATTTTCATGACTGTTTCGTTAAT GGTTGTGATGCTTCCATTCTGCTGGATGATACATCTAGCTTTACTGGAGAAAAGACAGCAGGGCCAAATGCAAATTCAGTAAGAGGTTTTGATGTCATTGACACCATAAAAACTCAAGTTGAGGCACTCTGCGCTAAAACTGTTTCTTGTGCTGACATTCTTGCCGTCGCGGCTCGAGATTCTGTTGCTGCC TTGGGTGGGCGTCCATGGTTTGTACAGTTAGGAAGGAGAGATGCTAAAACTGCGAGGATGAGTGATGCTAATAGCAACCTCCCTGCTGCCACACTTGGTCTTAGTGGCTTGATTACTTCCTTCTCCAACAAAGGTTTTACTACCAAAGAAATGGTGA TTTTGTCGGGATCCCACTCTATTGGCCAAGCTAGATGCACAACTTTTCGAAGTCGAATCCACAATGAAACCAACATAGATGCACCTTTCGCTACATCTTTGAAGACTAGTTGTCCTACATCAGGAAATGACAATAATCTCTCCCTACTCGACGTAACCCTAATAATTTTCGATAACACTTATTATAAGAATCTGGTTAGCAAGAAAGGACTTCTTCATTCAGATCAAGAACTCTTCAATGGTGGATCGACAGATGCTCAAGTGACAACTTACAGCAATGACAACCCGACATTCTTGACTGATTTTGCTGTTGCCATGATAAAAATGGGAAATCTTAGCCCTCTAACGGGTAGTAATGGCGAAATTAGAACTAATTGCAGGAAACTCAATTAA